A stretch of Clostridium sp. BJN0001 DNA encodes these proteins:
- a CDS encoding FapA family protein — translation MTETFIGKTLEECLLKAEKKLNTPRKNFTYKIDIKRKLFKKIIKIIVDYEKEEKDLKGGKIFSKKIEQEDSVDDIKSGIEVKDQIITIFGDIDDEKSFVIKSPQNGKLYINGNLCDKSKKYSITRLDEIKYESEITEPKRNMSIRLSDDRMKAYIKIEYFLGYIYKLQDAKSGRHLALKSEKCVNKDSNKYTYDEIEKYLKDNGIVFGIIKDDFNKIAYDGADDVLIAQGIEKMDDIPSKLEYTFNINENDDLTAPSIKNTNGRIDYKNLHSIQNVEKGDLLAKVKERIEGHDGQDVYGHVIKKKTIKNRPVKVGEGCEINGDKVFATRKGRRNVKNGVLTVNNMYMVTEVNMKTGNINFVGDVQIYGNVTEGMQVKSGNTTTIGKNVESATIVSEGDIVINGNVLNSIVLAGAYDMEKKNYINTLKEYKIIIDNMTDAARKLTQYSKDKNVGRVIKLLIEKRYKNIPRLSLNIVTYNIHEGIVDSELMNIIRNRIVGINALKIRRIGELIELSKLLQNEIDFNDDVIINLNTKVGYSQNSTIKSTGDIVVTGGGQFVSKLIAFNDVKFTMKDAVSRGGVISAGGNVELKTVGSSAGVITKIEASKDSIITADVAYPNTIFSFDGKSLRLDEASRNVKAYMSKDGKIIIEKLKLE, via the coding sequence ATGACTGAAACATTTATTGGAAAGACACTTGAAGAATGTCTTTTAAAAGCAGAAAAAAAGCTTAATACGCCTAGAAAAAATTTTACATACAAAATAGATATAAAAAGAAAACTTTTTAAAAAAATCATAAAGATTATAGTAGATTATGAAAAAGAAGAAAAAGATTTAAAAGGTGGAAAAATTTTTTCAAAGAAAATTGAACAGGAAGATAGTGTAGATGATATAAAATCAGGCATTGAGGTAAAAGATCAAATAATAACTATATTTGGAGATATAGATGATGAAAAGTCATTTGTTATAAAATCACCTCAAAATGGAAAATTATATATAAATGGAAATCTATGCGACAAAAGCAAAAAGTATTCGATTACAAGACTTGATGAAATAAAATATGAATCTGAAATTACAGAACCTAAAAGAAATATGAGCATAAGATTAAGCGATGATAGAATGAAAGCTTATATAAAAATTGAATATTTTTTAGGGTATATATATAAACTTCAAGATGCAAAAAGCGGAAGACATTTGGCATTAAAATCTGAAAAATGTGTAAACAAAGATAGTAATAAATATACATATGATGAAATAGAAAAATATCTTAAAGATAATGGAATTGTATTTGGAATAATAAAAGATGATTTTAACAAAATTGCTTATGATGGAGCAGATGATGTTTTAATTGCACAAGGAATTGAAAAAATGGATGATATACCATCTAAACTTGAATATACATTTAATATTAATGAAAATGATGATCTTACTGCTCCAAGTATAAAAAATACGAATGGAAGAATAGATTATAAAAATCTTCACAGCATACAAAATGTTGAAAAAGGAGATCTTTTAGCAAAAGTAAAAGAGAGAATTGAAGGACATGATGGTCAGGATGTATATGGACATGTAATTAAGAAAAAAACAATAAAAAACAGACCTGTAAAAGTTGGAGAAGGCTGTGAAATTAATGGTGATAAGGTTTTTGCTACAAGAAAAGGAAGAAGAAATGTAAAAAACGGAGTATTGACTGTTAACAATATGTATATGGTTACTGAAGTTAATATGAAGACTGGAAATATTAATTTTGTTGGTGATGTTCAGATTTATGGAAATGTTACAGAAGGTATGCAGGTAAAATCAGGAAACACAACTACAATAGGAAAAAATGTTGAATCTGCGACTATCGTATCAGAAGGAGATATTGTAATTAATGGAAATGTATTAAATTCAATAGTTCTTGCTGGAGCATATGATATGGAAAAGAAAAATTATATAAATACTTTAAAAGAGTATAAAATAATAATAGATAATATGACTGATGCTGCAAGAAAACTCACACAATACTCAAAAGATAAAAATGTGGGAAGAGTTATAAAATTATTAATAGAAAAAAGATACAAAAATATACCACGTTTATCACTTAACATAGTTACGTATAATATACATGAGGGTATTGTTGATAGTGAACTTATGAATATCATAAGAAATAGGATAGTTGGAATAAATGCACTTAAAATAAGAAGGATTGGTGAACTTATTGAACTTTCAAAACTTCTTCAAAATGAAATAGATTTTAACGATGATGTAATAATAAATCTTAATACTAAGGTGGGTTATTCGCAAAATTCGACTATTAAATCAACAGGTGATATAGTAGTTACAGGTGGAGGACAGTTTGTATCAAAGCTTATTGCATTTAATGATGTAAAATTCACTATGAAAGATGCAGTATCAAGAGGAGGAGTTATTTCTGCTGGAGGAAATGTAGAACTTAAAACTGTAGGAAGTAGTGCTGGAGTTATTACAAAAATTGAAGCATCAAAAGATTCTATAATAACTGCTGATGTTGCTTATCCTAATACAATTTTTTCATTTGATGGAAAGTCTTTAAGACTTGATGAAGCTTCCAGAAATGTAAAAGCTTATATGTCAAAAGATGGGAAAATTATAATAGAGAAATTAAAACTTGAATAA
- a CDS encoding glycosyltransferase family 2 protein, giving the protein MGKYIYTITAIFQIFVFGLSLYYLVLGFFGFYRKNEKKDYNPKNRFALLIAAHNEEVVVGSLIESMQKLNYPKELYDIYVIADNCDDKTAEVSREYGVNVCERFVADKKGKGYALEWMFSKLFKMDKKYDAIAIFDADNLVHKDFLKEMDSKLKQGYKVVQGYIDSKNPDDSWIATAYSIAFWTQNRMFQLARANVGLSNQIGGTGFAIETETLKELGWGATCLTEDLEFTCKFVLNGGKVGWAHDAIIYDEKPLKLAQSWTQRKRWMQGFTDVASRYFFKLLKKSIVKRKFFMFDCALYVLQPFITLMLAVSAILTIVQLNSAHGLNIFVINYLFSDAGWKAFALLQFLITPLILVVEKKISIPMFIIMGLYSSNVFLIPYLAQIINEPEFYWFYVIGFNLLFLVITLVFLGKKNLMLFFRFLLYGFYTLTWIPITIQGILNKNNKDWNHTKHIRNIEICDV; this is encoded by the coding sequence ATGGGAAAATACATTTATACCATAACTGCTATTTTTCAGATATTTGTTTTTGGATTATCATTATATTATTTAGTATTAGGCTTTTTTGGATTTTATAGAAAAAATGAAAAAAAAGACTATAATCCTAAAAATAGATTTGCACTGCTTATTGCAGCACATAATGAAGAGGTAGTAGTTGGAAGCCTTATAGAGAGTATGCAGAAATTGAATTATCCGAAAGAGTTATATGATATATATGTTATAGCAGATAATTGTGATGATAAGACAGCAGAAGTTTCTCGAGAATATGGGGTAAATGTCTGTGAAAGATTTGTAGCAGACAAAAAAGGTAAAGGATATGCACTTGAATGGATGTTTTCTAAGCTATTTAAGATGGATAAAAAATACGATGCTATAGCCATTTTCGATGCAGATAATCTTGTACATAAAGACTTTTTAAAGGAAATGGACTCAAAATTAAAGCAGGGATATAAAGTTGTACAAGGCTATATAGATAGTAAAAACCCTGATGATTCTTGGATCGCAACAGCGTATTCAATTGCTTTTTGGACTCAAAATAGAATGTTCCAGCTTGCAAGAGCTAATGTAGGACTTTCAAATCAAATTGGAGGAACTGGTTTTGCAATTGAGACTGAAACATTAAAGGAACTTGGATGGGGCGCAACATGTCTAACTGAAGATCTTGAATTTACATGTAAATTTGTTTTAAATGGTGGAAAAGTTGGCTGGGCACATGATGCTATAATTTATGATGAAAAGCCTTTAAAACTTGCTCAATCATGGACACAAAGAAAGAGATGGATGCAAGGATTTACAGATGTTGCATCAAGATATTTTTTCAAACTTTTAAAAAAATCAATTGTAAAGAGAAAATTCTTTATGTTTGATTGTGCATTATATGTTTTGCAGCCATTTATAACACTAATGCTTGCAGTTTCAGCTATTTTAACAATTGTGCAGCTAAATAGTGCACATGGTCTTAATATATTTGTAATAAATTACTTGTTTAGTGATGCTGGGTGGAAAGCATTTGCATTATTACAATTTTTAATTACACCTTTAATACTTGTTGTTGAAAAGAAGATTTCTATTCCTATGTTTATAATAATGGGTTTATATTCGAGCAATGTATTTTTAATACCATATCTTGCTCAGATTATAAATGAGCCAGAATTTTATTGGTTTTATGTAATTGGATTTAATCTTTTATTCCTTGTAATTACTTTAGTATTTCTTGGAAAGAAAAATCTTATGTTATTCTTTAGATTCCTTCTTTATGGATTCTATACATTAACATGGATTCCAATAACAATTCAAGGCATACTTAATAAAAACAATAAAGACTGGAATCACACAAAGCATATTAGAAATATAGAAATATGTGATGTCTAA